From Leptotrichia wadei, one genomic window encodes:
- the rfbC gene encoding dTDP-4-dehydrorhamnose 3,5-epimerase — MNNFIVKETPIKGLAVIEPKVFGDERGFFMETYNKKSFEELGLTMDFVQDNHSKSKKGVLRGLHFQTKHTQGKLVRVIKGSVYDVAVDLRKDSETFGKWHAVKLSAENKLMFYIPEGFAHGFLTLEDETEFTYKCTDLYAPEYDSGILWNDETINIDWKFEEFKINPDELTISEKDKVQQKFDKTKNYFE, encoded by the coding sequence ATGAACAATTTTATAGTAAAAGAAACCCCAATAAAAGGCTTAGCAGTAATTGAGCCAAAAGTTTTTGGAGATGAAAGAGGATTCTTTATGGAAACTTATAACAAAAAATCCTTTGAAGAATTGGGACTTACAATGGACTTCGTTCAAGATAACCATTCAAAATCTAAAAAAGGCGTTTTACGTGGACTTCACTTCCAGACAAAGCACACTCAAGGAAAATTAGTACGTGTGATAAAGGGAAGCGTTTACGATGTGGCAGTTGATTTGAGAAAGGACAGCGAAACTTTTGGAAAATGGCATGCGGTAAAATTATCTGCCGAAAATAAACTGATGTTTTATATTCCAGAAGGCTTTGCACATGGCTTTTTAACACTTGAAGATGAAACAGAATTTACTTATAAATGCACAGATTTATATGCTCCTGAATATGATAGCGGAATTTTATGGAATGATGAAACAATAAATATCGACTGGAAATTTGAAGAATTTAAAATAAACCCCGATGAACTGACAATTTCTGAAAAAGATAAAGTTCAACAGAAATTTGACAAAACAAAAAATTATTTTGAATGA
- a CDS encoding aminopeptidase has translation MTKENLWKSYTDEQKKVIFEFAEDYKKYLDLAKTEREFVDLTEKELIKNGFVDINKKSELKKGDKIYFNNRNKNIIAVIVGNDIKSGINMIVSHVDSPRLDLKPNPIMEAEEFALLNTHYYGGIKKYQWAATPLALHGVVFLKDGEKISLSIGERDDEPVFSMPDILPHLSYNVQDERKARDVIKGEELKLLFGNMPVNDENVNKKIKQFVLDKLKKDYGIEEDDFFTAELEVVPAGKLRDVGLDQSMIGGYGQDDRICAFTSLRALLEIEETEKTVMVYLTDKEEIGSEGSTSLKSTLPEYIVGKMLSLTEKSYNDQILRETLWNSKALSSDVTAAMNPVYKSVHDIENVARLSYGLAFAKYTGSRGKSMANDADAEFIQEIRQIFDKNEIKYQSGGFGKVDEGGGGTVAKFLAYYGIRTIDAGPALLSMHSLFEISSKADLYETYRAYKVFFELN, from the coding sequence ATGACAAAGGAAAATTTGTGGAAAAGTTATACAGATGAACAAAAAAAAGTAATATTTGAATTTGCTGAAGACTATAAAAAATATTTGGATTTGGCAAAGACTGAGCGTGAATTTGTAGATTTGACAGAAAAAGAGCTTATAAAAAATGGATTTGTCGATATTAATAAAAAAAGTGAATTGAAAAAGGGGGATAAAATTTATTTTAACAATAGAAATAAAAATATTATTGCGGTAATTGTTGGAAATGATATAAAAAGCGGTATTAATATGATTGTTTCCCACGTTGATTCCCCAAGACTGGATTTGAAGCCTAATCCAATAATGGAAGCTGAAGAATTTGCACTATTGAATACACATTATTATGGTGGAATTAAAAAGTATCAATGGGCTGCGACTCCGTTGGCATTGCACGGTGTAGTTTTTCTGAAGGATGGTGAGAAAATTTCGCTTTCAATTGGAGAGCGGGATGATGAGCCTGTGTTTAGCATGCCTGATATATTGCCGCATTTGTCGTATAATGTGCAGGATGAAAGAAAGGCAAGGGATGTAATAAAAGGTGAAGAGTTAAAATTGTTATTTGGGAATATGCCTGTAAATGATGAAAATGTAAATAAAAAAATAAAACAGTTTGTACTTGATAAATTGAAAAAAGATTATGGAATAGAAGAAGATGACTTTTTTACTGCAGAGCTGGAAGTTGTGCCTGCTGGGAAATTGCGAGATGTGGGGCTTGATCAGAGCATGATTGGAGGATACGGGCAAGATGACAGAATTTGCGCATTTACTTCGCTTAGAGCTTTGCTTGAAATAGAGGAAACAGAAAAAACTGTTATGGTTTACTTGACAGATAAGGAAGAAATCGGAAGTGAAGGTTCGACAAGCTTGAAGTCGACATTGCCTGAATATATTGTTGGAAAAATGCTTTCACTTACAGAAAAAAGCTATAATGATCAGATATTAAGGGAAACTTTGTGGAATTCTAAAGCCTTGTCATCAGATGTTACTGCTGCAATGAATCCTGTGTATAAATCTGTTCACGATATTGAAAATGTAGCTCGGCTATCTTATGGACTGGCATTCGCTAAATATACTGGAAGCCGTGGAAAATCTATGGCAAATGATGCAGATGCTGAATTTATTCAGGAAATAAGACAAATATTTGATAAAAATGAAATTAAATATCAATCGGGCGGATTTGGAAAAGTTGATGAAGGTGGAGGAGGAACTGTTGCGAAGTTTCTGGCTTACTATGGAATTAGAACGATAGATGCAGGGCCGGCACTTTTATCAATGCACTCTTTATTTGAAATTTCATCAAAAGCGGACTTGTATGAAACATACAGAGCATATAAAGTATTTTTTGAACTAAATTAG
- a CDS encoding RNA-guided endonuclease InsQ/TnpB family protein, whose translation MYLTLKQQVKHFSKKEFRNLKYLCHIAKNLKNQAIYNVRQYYFKNKKYLSYNENYKMLKNSKNYKKLNSNMAQQILKEVDGSFKSFFGLLKLAKNGQYDNKKIKLPKYLAKDGFTTLVIGFVRLKNGMLIIPYSNLFKKTHQEVKIKLPPVLKGKKIKEIRIIPKQHSMYFEIQYTYEVEEVQRELNKENGLGIDLGIDNLCTCVSNNGASFIIDGRKLKSINQYYNKINAKLQSIKDKQKIEHITLRQKRIARKRNNRIEDYLSKAARIIINYCLNNDIGKLVLGYNEDFQRNSNIGSINNQNFVNIPYGKLRDKLIHLCKLYGIEFKLQEESYTSKASFFDGDEIPIYDKENLQEYVFRGKRIKRGLYQTSKGYQLNADCNGALNILRKSKVVDLSVLYNRGELNTPKRIRVV comes from the coding sequence ATGTATTTAACTTTAAAACAACAGGTAAAACATTTTAGTAAAAAAGAGTTTAGAAATTTAAAATATTTGTGCCATATAGCTAAAAATTTAAAGAATCAGGCTATATACAATGTTAGACAATACTATTTTAAAAATAAAAAGTATTTAAGTTATAATGAAAACTATAAAATGCTTAAAAATAGTAAGAACTATAAGAAGTTAAATTCTAATATGGCTCAACAAATTCTAAAAGAAGTAGACGGAAGTTTCAAATCATTTTTTGGACTTTTAAAACTTGCTAAGAATGGTCAATATGATAATAAAAAAATAAAATTACCTAAATATCTTGCTAAGGATGGTTTTACAACTCTTGTTATAGGTTTTGTTAGATTAAAAAATGGTATGCTGATTATTCCTTATTCAAATTTGTTTAAGAAAACTCATCAGGAAGTTAAAATTAAGCTGCCACCAGTATTAAAAGGCAAGAAGATAAAAGAGATTAGAATAATACCAAAACAACATTCTATGTACTTTGAAATTCAATATACTTATGAAGTAGAAGAAGTTCAAAGGGAATTAAATAAAGAAAATGGACTAGGAATAGATTTAGGTATAGATAATCTTTGTACTTGTGTTAGTAATAATGGAGCTTCATTCATAATAGACGGCAGAAAATTAAAATCTATTAATCAATACTATAATAAGATAAATGCAAAATTACAAAGCATAAAAGATAAGCAAAAGATAGAGCATATAACATTGAGGCAAAAGAGAATAGCTAGAAAGAGAAATAATCGTATAGAAGATTATCTTTCAAAAGCAGCAAGAATAATAATAAATTATTGTCTTAATAATGATATAGGAAAACTAGTTCTAGGATATAATGAAGATTTTCAAAGAAATTCAAATATAGGAAGTATAAACAATCAAAACTTTGTAAATATACCATATGGAAAATTAAGAGATAAATTAATACATCTATGTAAACTATATGGAATAGAATTTAAGCTGCAAGAAGAGAGTTATACATCAAAAGCAAGTTTCTTTGATGGAGATGAAATCCCAATATATGATAAAGAAAATCTACAAGAATATGTATTCCGTGGAAAAAGAATAAAAAGAGGACTATATCAAACAAGTAAAGGCTATCAATTAAATGCGGATTGTAATGGAGCATTAAATATATTAAGAAAAAGTAAAGTTGTGGACTTAAGCGTCCTATACAATAGAGGTGAGCTGAACACGCCTAAAAGAATAAGGGTAGTGTAA
- a CDS encoding glucose-6-phosphate isomerase, giving the protein MKLNFSYQFAKNFFNEDELKQIKPYVELANEVLTSKTGAGNDFLGWVDLPETYDKDEFARIKKAAEKIKNDSEVLVVIGIGGSYLGAKAAIEFLSHSFYNNLPKDKRKTPEIYFAGTNMSGVYLQHLIDVVGDRDFSVNVISKSGTTTEPAIAFRVFKKMLEEKYGKEEAAKRIYATTDKAKGALKTLATAEGYETFVVPDNVGGRFSVLTAVGLLPIAAAGIDIDDLMAGAKDAMNDFANKNMDENQALQYAAVRNILHRKGKDLELMVNYEPRVHYLAEWWKQLFGESEGKEGKGLYPTSADFSADLHSLGQYIQQGQRLFFETVVSIGKPEVEFVIESDKENLDGLNFIAGKTLDYVNKKATDGVILAHVDGNVPNLGINIPEVTPYHLGYTFYFFEKACGVSGYLLGVNPFDQPGVEAYKKNMFALLGKPGYEEAGKELEKKLNEVK; this is encoded by the coding sequence ATGAAATTAAATTTTAGCTATCAATTTGCAAAAAATTTTTTTAACGAAGATGAATTAAAACAAATTAAGCCTTATGTGGAATTGGCAAATGAAGTATTGACTTCAAAAACTGGAGCAGGAAATGACTTTTTAGGATGGGTTGATTTGCCTGAAACTTATGATAAAGATGAATTTGCCAGAATTAAAAAGGCGGCTGAAAAAATTAAAAATGATTCGGAAGTTTTAGTTGTAATTGGAATTGGGGGGTCATATTTAGGAGCGAAGGCTGCAATTGAATTTTTATCACACAGTTTTTACAATAACTTGCCAAAAGATAAGAGAAAAACTCCTGAAATTTACTTTGCAGGGACAAATATGAGCGGTGTTTACTTACAACACTTAATCGATGTAGTTGGAGATAGAGATTTTTCAGTAAATGTAATTTCAAAATCTGGAACTACAACTGAACCTGCAATTGCATTCAGAGTATTCAAGAAAATGCTGGAAGAAAAATACGGAAAAGAAGAAGCTGCAAAAAGAATCTATGCCACAACAGATAAAGCGAAGGGAGCATTGAAAACACTTGCTACAGCTGAAGGATATGAAACTTTTGTTGTACCTGACAATGTTGGAGGAAGATTTTCTGTGTTGACTGCAGTAGGACTTTTACCAATCGCTGCGGCTGGAATTGACATTGATGACTTAATGGCTGGAGCAAAAGATGCGATGAATGACTTTGCAAACAAAAATATGGATGAAAATCAGGCTTTACAATATGCGGCTGTTAGAAACATCTTGCATAGAAAAGGGAAAGATTTGGAATTAATGGTAAATTATGAGCCAAGAGTTCACTATTTGGCAGAATGGTGGAAACAATTATTTGGAGAATCTGAAGGAAAAGAAGGAAAAGGACTGTATCCAACTTCAGCAGATTTCTCAGCTGATTTACACTCATTAGGTCAATATATTCAACAAGGGCAAAGATTATTTTTTGAAACAGTAGTTTCTATTGGAAAACCTGAAGTGGAATTTGTTATTGAAAGTGACAAGGAAAATCTTGATGGATTGAACTTTATTGCTGGAAAAACATTGGATTATGTAAATAAAAAAGCAACTGATGGAGTAATCTTGGCGCACGTTGATGGAAATGTGCCTAACTTAGGAATAAATATTCCTGAAGTAACTCCTTATCACTTAGGATATACATTCTATTTCTTTGAAAAAGCATGTGGAGTAAGTGGATACCTTTTAGGTGTAAATCCGTTTGATCAGCCTGGAGTAGAAGCATATAAGAAAAATATGTTTGCATTATTAGGAAAACCAGGATATGAAGAAGCTGGAAAAGAATTGGAAAAGAAATTAAACGAAGTTAAATAA
- a CDS encoding dTDP-glucose 4,6-dehydratase: MKTYLVTGAAGFIGSNYLKYILNNYKNDDIRVIVVDVLTYAGNLGTIANELKDERVKFEKVDIRDQREIARIFSENEVDFVVNFAAESHVDRSIENPQIFLETNILGTQNLLENAKKAWTVAKDENGYPIYKDGVKYLQVSTDEVYGSLSKDYDTAIDLVIDDEEVKKVVKNRTNLKTYGKKFFTEKTSLDPRSPYSASKASADHIVIAYGETYKMPINITRCSNNYGPYHFPEKLIPLMIKNVLEGKKLPVYGKGDNVRDWLYVEDHCKGIDLVLRNADIYEIYNIGGFNEEQNINIVKLVIDILREEIENNDEYKKVLKTDLQNINYDLITYVQDRLGHDMRYAIDPSKIARDLGWYPETDFETGIRKTVKWYLEHQDWVNEVVSGDYQKYYEEMYGNE; the protein is encoded by the coding sequence ATGAAAACATATTTAGTGACAGGTGCTGCCGGCTTTATTGGCTCTAATTATTTAAAATATATTTTAAATAATTATAAAAATGATGATATTAGAGTAATTGTAGTCGATGTGCTTACCTATGCAGGAAATTTAGGCACGATTGCCAATGAACTTAAGGATGAAAGAGTAAAATTTGAAAAGGTTGATATTCGTGATCAAAGGGAAATTGCCAGAATCTTTTCTGAAAATGAAGTTGACTTTGTTGTGAATTTTGCGGCAGAATCACATGTTGACCGTTCTATTGAAAATCCGCAAATTTTTTTGGAAACAAATATTCTTGGTACGCAAAATCTTTTGGAAAATGCTAAAAAAGCATGGACTGTTGCAAAAGATGAAAATGGCTACCCAATTTACAAAGATGGCGTAAAATATCTGCAAGTTTCAACTGATGAAGTTTATGGAAGTTTATCAAAAGATTATGATACAGCAATTGATCTAGTAATTGACGATGAAGAAGTGAAAAAAGTTGTAAAAAATAGAACAAACTTAAAAACTTATGGTAAAAAATTCTTCACAGAAAAAACTTCCCTTGATCCAAGAAGCCCGTATTCAGCTTCCAAAGCAAGTGCCGACCACATTGTAATTGCCTACGGCGAAACTTATAAAATGCCTATAAACATTACAAGATGCTCAAATAACTACGGTCCTTACCACTTCCCTGAAAAATTAATTCCGCTTATGATAAAAAACGTGCTGGAGGGTAAAAAATTGCCAGTTTACGGAAAAGGAGACAATGTAAGGGACTGGCTTTATGTGGAAGATCACTGTAAAGGAATCGACCTAGTTTTAAGAAATGCTGACATTTATGAAATTTACAATATTGGAGGCTTTAACGAAGAACAAAATATTAATATTGTAAAATTAGTTATTGATATTTTAAGAGAAGAAATTGAAAATAACGATGAATATAAAAAGGTTTTAAAAACTGACTTGCAAAATATAAATTATGATTTGATTACTTATGTTCAGGATCGGCTTGGGCACGATATGAGATATGCCATTGACCCTTCAAAAATTGCAAGAGATTTAGGATGGTATCCAGAAACAGACTTTGAAACAGGTATCAGAAAAACTGTAAAATGGTACTTGGAGCATCAGGACTGGGTAAACGAGGTAGTTTCAGGAGATTATCAAAAATATTATGAAGAAATGTACGGAAATGAATAG
- the nagA gene encoding N-acetylglucosamine-6-phosphate deacetylase, whose product MIIKNAKIFDGEKFIGENAVVLEGKFIKKIVDFSLIDKKELENQEAIDVEGMILSPGFIDLQINGCGGVLFNDDISREALEIMNETNKRYGCTSFLPTLITSPDEKIEKAIELVKGMEDKEEIGVLGLHIEGPYISVEKKGIHRSEYIRVLSDEMIEKIAKAGPEVARIITIAPEKAKVEHLKKLRDAGINVAIGHTNATYEECVEKKEYYNCGTHLYNAMRGLDSREPGVVGFLFNNDTTNCGIIVDGLHIDFASVEIAKKIMKDRLYLVTDAVSPAGTDNMTEFMFEGNRVLYRDGKCISPEGTLGGSSLVMIKGVQNLVEEVHISLEEALRMATSYPAEAVAIDEEYGFIKEGYFADLTYFDEKFNVKGTISKGKLTRY is encoded by the coding sequence ATGATTATAAAAAATGCAAAGATATTTGACGGGGAGAAATTTATTGGGGAAAATGCGGTTGTTTTGGAAGGGAAATTTATAAAAAAGATAGTGGATTTTTCTTTGATTGATAAAAAAGAATTGGAAAATCAGGAAGCTATTGATGTTGAAGGGATGATTTTGTCGCCAGGGTTTATTGATTTGCAGATTAATGGGTGCGGAGGGGTGCTGTTTAATGATGATATTTCTAGGGAAGCATTGGAAATAATGAATGAAACTAATAAAAGATATGGGTGTACTTCGTTTTTGCCTACGCTTATAACTTCTCCAGATGAGAAAATAGAAAAGGCTATTGAACTTGTGAAGGGAATGGAGGATAAGGAGGAAATTGGAGTTTTGGGGCTTCATATTGAAGGGCCTTATATAAGTGTGGAAAAAAAGGGGATTCATCGTTCTGAATATATAAGAGTTTTGTCGGATGAGATGATTGAGAAAATAGCTAAGGCAGGGCCAGAAGTTGCTAGAATAATAACAATAGCACCTGAAAAGGCTAAAGTTGAACATTTGAAAAAATTGAGAGATGCTGGGATTAATGTGGCTATTGGGCATACGAATGCAACTTATGAGGAGTGTGTGGAAAAGAAGGAATACTATAACTGCGGAACTCATTTGTATAATGCAATGAGAGGACTGGATTCGAGAGAGCCTGGGGTTGTTGGATTTTTATTCAATAATGATACTACGAATTGTGGGATAATAGTTGACGGGCTTCATATAGATTTTGCTTCTGTGGAAATTGCTAAGAAAATAATGAAGGATAGGCTTTATCTTGTGACAGATGCAGTTAGCCCTGCTGGAACAGATAATATGACTGAGTTTATGTTTGAAGGCAACAGAGTCTTGTATAGGGATGGAAAATGTATTTCTCCAGAAGGAACTTTGGGGGGATCTTCGCTTGTTATGATAAAAGGGGTGCAAAATCTAGTGGAAGAAGTTCATATTTCGCTTGAAGAAGCACTTAGAATGGCAACTTCCTATCCTGCTGAAGCGGTGGCTATTGATGAAGAATATGGATTTATAAAAGAAGGATATTTTGCAGATTTGACATATTTTGATGAAAAGTTTAATGTGAAGGGGACAATAAGCAAGGGGAAATTGACTAGATATTAA
- a CDS encoding alpha-amylase family glycosyl hydrolase gives MGYKLIIYKDNKFYSEENLKQKWENYIYKWGNVESGSYFFEIKDEENGTISGVTYSHTAPFAKKFEAVVGENLPPKSITGFQKGIDIYVEYSPSKKTFSLTKMKFYRMNLNISDFGLEKADKVEIAGNFNSWKPDTEPIYHFEGTNYEVTLASPEGVYEYKYLIDGKWYPENRNSKLVIGENGALFAQGDLGTGKFVYEAIDKNTNLKAIVHKYDSLQYFNKLSDSEYEFKIRTQMNDVERAYISIVLHEEDNYEMIYELERYQDKTNGFDYFERIINFGKEAKKLLYYFILEDNGTRAYFNGTTLSYSKPKRLVVNTTSKDIQLFNVPNWAKEAIWYNIFPDRFYNGNHYNDPIFNEFGPEAFKPNILHEQNFVEEYKWEKSNNVISHFDRNRWTSDFREQTIWEKLGEREIDYSLKYARMYGGDLQGIKEKIPYMKELGINAVWLNPVFFSYQNHKYGANDFRHISPDFGTIKTSGETHGVEINRNNKYGNKSYVDVLGNKATTSSELKLLEVNLKGENRGKNGYGETEDPATWVWTESDLIMVDLIKEFHKNGIRVIFDGVFNHSSSEHWTFNMVLADGENSKYKDWYKFTDFGQHVQITDDMSDEQAFETLIANRKRTIYNAWGGFDSLPEFNTFNQEYKEYIFNITRKWMYGPDGKESENWMEDDGIDGWRLDVPNCLENQNFWNEWREVVKDSKKDSYITAELWGNASGDINGGNKFDTVMNYEWLKTVIGFFINQSREGGVRYKLKAQDFFNELREKRTWYPYQALQASQNLNGSHDTDRLYSRIVNDVIGRNLEEGKQLEKGYNGIRPDLASNNHPNTTIDWRNSPIKPKDILKLISIFQMTYIGAPMLFYGDEVGMWGATDPYCRKPMLWKEFLYDNEKNPSHINQNEVYEQKVDSDLFEWYKKLIRIRLENKTLVYGKFREVFADNERDVIAYERVIEDQLIIVVINNSFNSWENVEFETNYQDERFIDLVTEGRTFRTGSNGKIKLDLKAKEGLILRKVRIDGDYE, from the coding sequence ATGGGTTATAAATTAATAATTTACAAAGATAATAAATTTTATAGTGAAGAGAATTTAAAGCAAAAATGGGAAAATTATATATATAAATGGGGAAATGTTGAATCAGGGAGCTATTTCTTTGAAATAAAGGATGAAGAAAATGGTACAATAAGCGGTGTAACTTACAGCCATACAGCTCCATTTGCCAAAAAATTTGAAGCTGTGGTAGGCGAAAATTTACCACCAAAATCAATAACAGGATTTCAAAAGGGAATAGATATTTATGTGGAATATTCGCCATCTAAAAAGACATTTTCATTAACTAAAATGAAGTTTTACAGAATGAATTTGAATATTTCTGATTTTGGATTGGAAAAGGCGGATAAAGTTGAAATTGCGGGGAACTTTAATAGCTGGAAGCCTGATACTGAGCCGATTTATCATTTTGAAGGGACAAATTACGAAGTGACATTGGCTTCACCTGAAGGAGTTTATGAATATAAATACTTGATTGATGGAAAATGGTATCCTGAAAATAGAAATAGTAAGCTTGTAATAGGAGAAAATGGAGCATTATTCGCACAAGGAGATTTGGGAACTGGAAAATTTGTTTATGAAGCGATTGATAAAAATACAAATTTAAAGGCGATTGTTCATAAATACGACAGTTTACAATATTTTAACAAATTGTCTGACAGTGAGTATGAGTTTAAAATAAGAACTCAGATGAACGATGTGGAACGTGCATATATAAGCATTGTTTTACACGAAGAAGATAACTATGAAATGATTTACGAACTTGAAAGATATCAGGATAAGACAAATGGATTTGACTATTTTGAAAGAATTATAAACTTCGGAAAAGAAGCTAAAAAACTATTATATTATTTTATTTTGGAGGATAATGGCACAAGAGCCTACTTTAATGGAACGACATTAAGCTACAGCAAGCCCAAAAGACTTGTTGTAAATACAACTTCTAAAGATATACAGCTGTTTAATGTGCCAAATTGGGCAAAAGAAGCTATCTGGTATAATATTTTCCCAGACAGATTTTACAATGGAAATCATTACAATGATCCAATTTTCAATGAATTTGGACCAGAGGCATTTAAGCCTAACATACTTCATGAACAGAATTTTGTGGAGGAATATAAATGGGAAAAAAGTAACAATGTAATTAGCCATTTTGATAGAAACCGATGGACATCTGACTTTAGGGAACAGACAATATGGGAAAAGCTGGGAGAACGTGAAATTGACTACAGCTTGAAATATGCCAGAATGTACGGTGGAGATTTACAGGGAATCAAGGAAAAAATACCATATATGAAGGAGCTTGGAATTAATGCTGTGTGGCTAAATCCAGTATTTTTCTCGTATCAGAACCATAAGTATGGAGCAAATGACTTTAGACATATTTCGCCAGATTTTGGGACAATAAAGACAAGCGGAGAAACTCATGGCGTGGAAATTAACAGGAATAATAAATATGGGAATAAGTCATACGTGGATGTGCTTGGAAACAAGGCTACGACAAGCAGCGAGCTAAAACTTCTGGAAGTGAACTTAAAGGGTGAAAACAGAGGAAAAAATGGATATGGAGAAACAGAAGATCCAGCTACTTGGGTTTGGACAGAGTCAGACTTGATAATGGTTGACTTGATAAAGGAATTTCATAAAAATGGTATTCGTGTAATATTTGATGGAGTTTTCAATCATAGCAGCAGTGAGCATTGGACATTTAATATGGTGCTTGCAGACGGTGAAAATTCTAAATATAAAGATTGGTACAAATTTACAGATTTTGGACAGCATGTTCAGATTACAGATGATATGAGTGATGAGCAGGCATTTGAAACATTAATAGCAAATAGAAAGAGAACTATTTATAACGCCTGGGGTGGATTTGACTCGCTTCCTGAATTTAACACTTTTAATCAGGAATATAAAGAATACATTTTTAATATCACAAGAAAATGGATGTACGGACCTGATGGAAAAGAAAGTGAAAACTGGATGGAAGATGATGGAATCGATGGATGGCGTTTAGATGTGCCAAACTGTCTTGAAAATCAAAATTTCTGGAATGAATGGAGAGAAGTTGTAAAAGACAGCAAGAAGGATTCCTACATAACTGCCGAACTTTGGGGAAATGCTTCAGGAGATATTAACGGCGGAAATAAATTTGATACTGTAATGAACTATGAATGGCTAAAAACAGTTATCGGATTTTTCATAAACCAAAGCCGTGAAGGTGGAGTAAGATACAAGTTGAAGGCACAGGACTTTTTCAATGAACTTCGAGAAAAAAGAACCTGGTATCCGTATCAGGCATTGCAGGCGAGTCAGAATCTAAACGGTTCACACGATACTGACAGGCTTTATTCAAGAATTGTAAATGATGTAATTGGAAGAAATCTGGAAGAAGGAAAGCAGTTAGAAAAAGGATACAATGGAATTCGTCCTGACCTAGCTTCAAATAATCATCCAAATACAACGATAGATTGGCGAAACAGCCCAATTAAGCCAAAAGATATACTAAAATTAATTTCAATATTCCAAATGACTTATATTGGAGCACCAATGCTATTTTACGGCGATGAAGTTGGAATGTGGGGAGCAACAGACCCATACTGCAGAAAGCCAATGTTATGGAAGGAATTTTTGTATGATAATGAAAAAAATCCATCACATATTAATCAGAATGAAGTTTATGAACAAAAAGTCGACAGCGATTTATTTGAATGGTACAAAAAGTTAATAAGAATAAGATTAGAAAATAAAACACTTGTTTATGGTAAATTTAGAGAAGTATTTGCCGACAATGAACGAGATGTAATTGCATACGAAAGAGTAATCGAAGATCAATTAATCATTGTTGTAATAAACAATTCATTTAACAGCTGGGAAAATGTGGAATTTGAAACAAATTATCAGGATGAAAGATTTATTGATTTGGTAACAGAAGGAAGAACATTTAGAACGGGTTCAAATGGGAAAATTAAGTTGGATCTAAAGGCGAAAGAAGGATTGATTTTACGAAAAGTGAGGATAGATGGGGATTATGAGTAA